The sequence TTGCATCCTATTATTAACTGTATTCCCCTATTAGCTGCATATTCTGCAAATTCAAGTGAGCCAAATAAGTTGCCTGAATCAGTAACTGCAACTGCCGGCATTTTGTTCTGCAAACAAAGACCAATCAGCTCCTCAATTTTAACCGAACTCTCAAGCAGAGAATAAACGCTATGAACACGCAAGTGTATGAACATAAAAAACTTTAGATTAGCAATAAAAGGATAACATTAATTTACTTATAAGGATATGCAATAGAGTCAACTTGACAAACCTCATCAGTCTTCTTATCATGACAATAAGAGTATTTATCCTTGTTTTTAATCTCTGCAGATTTAACAACAAAAATTCAGTAAAAAACTCAGGTATATATTGGCAGATTACATAAAATTATAGCGGCTGCATGTCTTTTTTATTTTTTCTACATTCAGCCAAAACGCGCTTTAAATAAGCGTTAGCACATTATTACAATGCCAATTTACATTATTATAGGGTTAAAACTCACTACTGGGGGATTCTTTTGCCTTTTTTTTGCTTGGTAAATTTCTTAATATTTTTGATTGGTTAGGAGTTCTATAGAGATATCATTTCAGTGCTTCTTATTACCTGTTCTGGATCCCAGTGTCAGCTACTTGGATGACACTGAAGGGGTTACTCGAATGACAAGAATAAGGAGTACTGGGATGACAAGAAAGCACTGATTTCATATGCATCTAATAAAAAAGATGATGTTATGCAAGTAGCTGACACTGGCATCCAGTTTTTTTTGTGCAATTCCGTCAAAAAAAAGCGCTTTCGTGTTTACCAACTTAGTTGGATTCCAGTGTCAGCTACTTGAATGACACCAAAGAGGCTACTCGGATGACAACGAAGATGCTGGAATGAAAGGAGTGTTAGATAAAGCTACTTGTATAACTGTTGCACATCCATAAACTCCTTCTCGTTTTGAATGCTGATGATAGTGTGAGTGTTGAAAGGTAAAGGGTCATTTATATGTCCATGGCCTACTCCTTTCATTGTAAATACTGGAAAGTTGACACTTTTTGCAAACCTTTCTTTTACAATTTCAACAAGATTATCATTATAACAGTTAACAAAGTCACCGAATATTACTGCATCTACTCCATCAAAAATATGAGCTTGTTTTAGGTGATCTAGACTGCGCTCAATTGAATATGGATAAACTCTTATGTCTTCTAAAAATAGAATTTTGTCCTTTGCGTTTACTTGCCAAGCGGTTCCTATACTGTTTTCAACTAAAGTCATATTACCACCGATGATTTTAGATTCTAATCTGCCATTTTTTAGTCTAACTCCATTATTTATCATCTTTAAGTTGTCAAATCTGATAGAGTTGCGTTGGTTAAGAATTAACTCTTTCAATTTCTCAACAGAACTTTCAGCAACGGAGTTATTTACTATCATTTCCAACATAGTGCCGTGAAGAGTTTGCCAATCATATTTAACTTGCAGATAAATATGTAAAGCAGTGATATCACTATAGCCTATGAGAACTTTTTTATTTTTGGCAATTCTTTCTTTTTTGTCATTCGGTAGATTTTCCAGATAAGGGATTAACCGAGAAGCCCCTTCTCCCCCTCTAATACACCAAATTATTTTGCTATCATCAGTGAGAGCATTAACCAAATCATTCGCTCTAAACTCATCAGAGTTGGAATAAAATGGATTGTCGTTACTGTATATTTTCTCCGAAATATGGGGATTAAAACCCAAAGCCTCTATATATTTTTTTATAGTTGGCAAATCTGATTCTTTTCCCTTTGAAGAAGGAGCGATAATATCAACTTGGTCCATTGCATGAATATCTGTGTTAGCACCATAGCTGTACGAACATTCATTTTTGAAGACAGCAAATGGTGTCATTCCAGTGCTTGACACTGGAATCCAGAAATTTTGCTTATAACTGAGCTGATGAGCTAAAGGTAGTTGTCTTACGCTAAAACAAACGTTTTTAATTAAGTTGCATAGAAGCTGGATCCCAGTGTCTGGGGACTGGGATGACACCCCACTGGTGGTAATTGCTCCCAAACTACAACGTTCGTACAGTTGTGTGTTAGCACATAAAGTGAAAATAAAATATAAAAGGTAAATGATCATTAAAATATCTTATAAAACTCTTTTTTTAGTATATCATCGAGTTCAGAAAGTAGAACTTTTACTCCTAGTTTTTCCATTGATGTAACGCCGTAATCTTTTAGTCCACAAGGAATAATACCCTCATAGTGGGAAAGGTTTGGAGAGACATTAAGCGCTATGCCGTGATAAGTTACCCATTTTCTCAAGCGAATGCCAAAAGCTGCTATTTTTTCTTCTACTCCGTTGTTGTTCACCCAAATGCCTATTCTATCTTCTTTGAATTCTCCGAATATATTAAAGTGCTTTAAGACATTTATGATCCAATTACTTAGGTCTCTGATATATAGTTTTATGTCACATTTGTTTCTTTTTTTAAGATTTAGCATTAAATATATAATGCGCTGCCCTGGTCCGTGATATGTGTATTTACCGCCCCTACCTGTTTTGTATATGGGAAATAATTTTTCAATAATGTCATCATCTGTTGCACCGATTCCTGCAGTATAAAGTGGAGGGTGCTGGAGCAACCATACTAGCTCATCAGATAAATTATTGTAAATTTGTTGAATTTTTGCTTCCATGAATTCTACAGCATTGTTATAATCAATAAGTTGGTTAGATATTAGCCATTCCGTCATGTTCTATTTCTTTAGGTCTATCAATGTCATTCCAGTGCTTGACACTGGAATCCAGAAATTTAATTGTAGATAGCACACTGAACTGGTGAGCATAGTTGCTTTACGCTAAAAAGAATGTCTTTGACTAGATTGTATGAAAAGCTGGATTCTAGTGTCAAGCACTGGGATGACATCATTCTTGTAACACTAATTGATATAATTCAACTACAATTTCAATCTTCTAACAAACTCCTAAGAACCTTTTTCATCTATCGGCTCCTCTTTCATTAGTATATAACCAAATTCCTTTGCTTTTTTAAGCAAATTTTTGACTACTCTCTCTTTGTAAAGTGTTTCATAATAGTTCATTCCTTTCTCTACATATTCTTGTCCATATTTCAACATTTGATAAAAGATACATGCTAATTTCCTTGCTGTCGCAGTTATTGCTTTTGGTGCTCCTAGCCTTTTTTTCAGCCTTCTACTATATGCACCTATTGCACTTTTGCTTCTCAACACACAATGGGCAGCCATTCGAAATGCATTCGCAGCGCGGTTAATAACTTTACGAGTTCCTGTTCCAACAATTTTTCCTCCTGTAATTTTATTAGCAGGGCTTAATCCAAGCCAGGAAGAAAAATGTTTTTCTGTTGGCCATTTATTATGA is a genomic window of Wolbachia endosymbiont (group B) of Germaria angustata containing:
- a CDS encoding LD-carboxypeptidase; amino-acid sequence: MDQVDIIAPSSKGKESDLPTIKKYIEALGFNPHISEKIYSNDNPFYSNSDEFRANDLVNALTDDSKIIWCIRGGEGASRLIPYLENLPNDKKERIAKNKKVLIGYSDITALHIYLQVKYDWQTLHGTMLEMIVNNSVAESSVEKLKELILNQRNSIRFDNLKMINNGVRLKNGRLESKIIGGNMTLVENSIGTAWQVNAKDKILFLEDIRVYPYSIERSLDHLKQAHIFDGVDAVIFGDFVNCYNDNLVEIVKERFAKSVNFPVFTMKGVGHGHINDPLPFNTHTIISIQNEKEFMDVQQLYK
- the lipB gene encoding lipoyl(octanoyl) transferase LipB, giving the protein MTEWLISNQLIDYNNAVEFMEAKIQQIYNNLSDELVWLLQHPPLYTAGIGATDDDIIEKLFPIYKTGRGGKYTYHGPGQRIIYLMLNLKKRNKCDIKLYIRDLSNWIINVLKHFNIFGEFKEDRIGIWVNNNGVEEKIAAFGIRLRKWVTYHGIALNVSPNLSHYEGIIPCGLKDYGVTSMEKLGVKVLLSELDDILKKEFYKIF